In Gossypium arboreum isolate Shixiya-1 chromosome 6, ASM2569848v2, whole genome shotgun sequence, the following are encoded in one genomic region:
- the LOC108485900 gene encoding uncharacterized protein At3g28850-like gives MFPHWLLRSPPNTASSTPKSPSHFSSSSLKDINAILQEDQPFQPYSKSPKKPSIFHRVTLSTSVLRAWAAAAAAAAQTHHHAPLSPQPSVTLPYADQRVVLYFTSLRVVRRTFEDCKAVRSILRGFGLPIDERDLSMDSDFVEELQGIIGRNEIKSFTLPLVFIGGKYVGGAEEIKRLHECGELKNLIGGSPVAVGSSVCDLCQGMRFVVCRQCNGSHKIYFEKSGFRSCNDCNANGLVRCPSCSPGHRRVSYSFS, from the coding sequence ATGTTCCCTCACTGGCTACTAAGATCACCACCAAACACTGCATCCTCCACTCCCAAGTCACCCTCCCATTTCTCTTCCTCTTCTTTGAAAGACATTAACGCCATCCTCCAAGAGGACCAACCCTTCCAGCCCTATTCTAAATCCCCCAAAAAGCCCTCCATTTTCCACCGTGTAACACTCTCAACCTCCGTCCTCCGCGCATGGGCTGCGGCCGCAGCGGCAGCGGCTCAAACCCACCACCATGCTCCCTTATCACCCCAACCCTCCGTTACTCTCCCTTACGCTGATCAGCGGGTTGTACTTTACTTCACCAGCCTCCGTGTCGTCCGTAGGACTTTCGAGGACTGTAAGGCCGTCAGGTCAATTCTACGTGGATTCGGCTTACCGATCGACGAACGAGATTTGTCTATGGATTCGGATTTCGTAGAGGAGTTGCAGGGGATCATCGGGCGGAATGAAATCAAAAGCTTTACGCTACCCTTGGTTTTCATCGGCGGGAAGTACGTAGGTGGTGCGGAGGAAATCAAACGGTTACATGAGTGTGGAGAACTGAAGAACCTGATTGGTGGGTCACCGGTTGCTGTAGGGTCCAGTGTCTGTGATTTATGCCAAGGGATGAGATTCGTTGTTTGTCGACAATGCAATGGTAGCCATAAgatttattttgaaaaatctGGGTTCCGAAGTTGTAACGATTGCAATGCTAACGGTCTCGTCAGGTGCCCGTCTTGCAGCCCCGGTCACCGTCGAGTCTCCTACTCTTTTTCTtag
- the LOC108484255 gene encoding peptide-N4-(N-acetyl-beta-glucosaminyl)asparagine amidase A: protein MNCCYFAFTSLLLFLTGTVPSSAAAPDRFHKPLRLKSSDPKPQAQEFFELTNPLPSDHLAPSCSLAVINHSFANTIDSPPFSAPYSPPSDCSPPWPRVVLDFRADSSGDQYDRIAAIWLDGAEILRTSTAEPTDTGIFWRVRKDITRYSSILYKPQLNVTMMLENVVNDIYTGVYDIHVSFLFYKENIVPNDVRFPSIISPSQNHYDNLGTAELGLFKTPPDLIIPISSDGERGHWFRVESESDVHVKKVRFPDNTIQVVLELYASFHGNDEFWYSNPPYSYIRMNNLTTARGNGAYREVFVTIDGKFVGSEVVFPVVFTGGINPLFWEPIVAIGDFNLPSYDLDLTPFLGWLLDGKYHDIAICVDDAISFWLVNANLHFWLDHGTPKVEAQSVVYNSPALAIQRREAFTMLDGSFRIKANRKSEFAGWVKSTAGNFTTIVSQQFKLTNVVRFYFNGTYKIVQQRVKAKRDSRIRADSGNLVGRTVVQRQYPVTVITSTVPLPQIGSLGSKEEEMYMMITNVSHALSERRINGLSSSTLNNRQESEGWMKVKGHSVISGSGSTWQKYNYRDEFGCYSRTVLALEGKLAIDNTTFSCASSA from the coding sequence ATGAACTGCTGTTACTTTGCTTTCACTAGCTTATTGCTCTTCCTCACCGGAACAGTACCCTCGTCCGCCGCCGCACCTGATCGCTTCCATAAACCCTTACGGCTAAAATCTTCGGACCCAAAACCCCAAGCTCAAGAATTCTTCGAGTTGACCAATCCTCTACCGTCCGATCATCTGGCTCCGTCATGTTCCCTCGCCGTCATCAACCATTCATTCGCCAACACAATCGACTCCCCTCCTTTCTCCGCCCCTTACTCTCCACCTTCCGATTGTTCTCCGCCCTGGCCGCGCGTCGTCCTCGATTTTCGCGCTGACTCCTCCGGCGATCAGTACGATCGTATCGCCGCCATCTGGCTCGACGGTGCCGAGATTTTACGGACCAGCACGGCGGAGCCGACGGATACGGGGATCTTCTGGAGAGTCAGGAAGGATATCACTAGGTATTCTTCGATTCTTTATAAACCCCAACTTAACGTCACCATGATGCTCGAGAACGTCGTTAACGACATTTACACCGGCGTTTACGACATTCATGTTTCCTTCCTGTTTTACAAAGAAAACATCGTGCCTAACGACGTTAGGTTTCCGTCAATCATTTCCCCAAGTCAAAACCATTACGACAATTTGGGAACCGCCGAATTGGGATTGTTCAAAACGCCGCCAGATTTGATAATCCCGATCTCCAGCGACGGCGAAAGAGGGCATTGGTTCAGAGTGGAAAGCGAATCGGACGTTCACGTCAAAAAAGTCCGATTCCCGGACAACACTATTCAAGTCGTTTTGGAATTATACGCGTCGTTTCATGGCAATGACGAGTTTTGGTATTCGAATCCGCCTTATTCCTACATCCGAATGAACAATCTGACGACGGCGCGTGGGAACGGCGCATACAGGGAAGTTTTTGTGACGATTGACGGGAAATTCGTGGGATCGGAGGTGGTTTTTCCGGTTGTTTTCACCGGCGGGATTAACCCATTATTCTGGGAACCGATCGTGGCGATCGGGGATTTCAATTTACCAAGCTACGATCTAGATTTAACCCCGTTTTTGGGATGGTTATTGGACGGGAAATATCACGATATAGCAATCTGTGTCGATGATGCGATATCGTTTTGGCTGGTGAATGCGAATTTACACTTTTGGTTGGATCATGGAACTCCCAAAGTTGAAGCTCAATCGGTGGTTTACAACAGTCCGGCGCTGGCCATTCAAAGACGAGAAGCTTTCACAATGCTTGATGGGAGTTTTAGGATTAAAGCCAATAGGAAAAGTGAGTTTGCAGGTTGGGTTAAATCCACAGCTGGTAATTTCACCACCATTGTTTCACAGCAATTTAAGCTTACAAATGTAGTCAGGTTTTACTTCAATGGGACTTACAAGATTGTTCAACAAAGAGTTAAGGCGAAGAGGGATTCGAGGATTCGAGCTGATTCCGGTAATTTGGTAGGTCGTACAGTTGTTCAAAGGCAGTATCCAGTAACGGTGATCACGTCTACTGTTCCATTGCCTCAGATAGGTTCCTTGGGGTCCAAGGAAGAGGAAATGTATATGATGATCACTAACGTTTCTCATGCCTTGAGCGAACGGCGGATCAACGGGTTGTCTTCGAGTACTCTAAACAACCGGCAGGAATCGGAGGGATGGATGAAGGTGAAGGGTCATTCAGTTATCTCTGGCAGTGGGAGTACATGGCAGAAATACAATTACAGGGACGAGTTCGGTTGCTATTCTCGGACCGTATTGGCATTGGAGGGCAAGCTCGCGATTGACAATACTACGTTTTCTTGTGCATCTTCTGCGTAG